The DNA sequence GCGCCTACACTTTCGACTCTCCCCGGCTTCACGCCAAGCTCGGCGACGCACTCGTGTCGACCGATGAGCTAGATCGCATGGTTGGCCTCTACGGCTTGCGCGATGGCAAGGTTGCGCTGTTCGCTGCCCACCGAGTGAATGACACGGTGCTTCCTGCCGATACGCGCGAGGCCATTCGTTCTGCCTACGCGGGCATGGGCGATGACGTTGCTGAGGCGCTCGAGAAGTGCCCGGAGCCGGACAAGATTTACTACGACCAGGTTGCCCAAATCGAACTGCCCGTGTGGAGTCGTGGCCGCGTCGTCTTCGCCGGCGATGCGTGCCAAGCGGTTTCGCTGCTTGCTGGGCAGGGGGCGTCGTTGGCGATCGCTGGTGGATTGCTCTTGGCCGAGAAGGTGTCGAGCACTCTCGAGCTCAGTGCAGCCTTCGCCGAATACGAAGAAGAGTGGATGCCGGTGGTCGCCGATAAGCAGGCCGCTGGCCGTCGGGCGGCGAACGGTTTTCTGCCGCACACCACGTTCCAGCTCTGGAAGCGCCGCGCAGGCCTCGCCCTGCTCACAGCGCCGGTGATCGGCAAGTTCGTGACCTCGGCGGTCACCGGGACAAAAGCGCATAAATAGCCGGAGTAGAGCGGCTTGTCGGCCCTTTATTGGGGGTCGCCAGTGGCCCAGTTTCTCGGTGGAGGCACAGGAGCGCGTTCTATAGTTGAAGCATGGAATTCCTGATCGTAATCGGCGTAATCGTCCTGCTCGCAGTCATCGTTGGCATCTACCTGTGGTCGACGTATAACTCGCTGGTCACGCTCAACGTGCGCGTTGACGAGGCGTGGAGCGACATCACGGTGCAGCTCAAGCGTCGTGCGGACCTGCTGCCGAACCTCATCGAGACGGTTAAGGGTTATGCCGCGCACGAGAAGGGCGTCTTCGAGGCTGTTACTAAGGCCCGCGCCGAGTCGTTGAACGCTCAGGGTCCCGTCGATGCGGCTGCTGCCGAGAACCACATGCAGTCTGCCCTCAAGAGCATCTTCGCCGTCGCTGAGGCCTACCCGCAGCTGCAGGCCAGCCAGAACTACCTTCAGCTCCAGGGTGAACTTGTTGACACTGAAGACAAGATCCAGGCCAGCCGTCGGTTCTATAACGGTGGTGTGCGCGAGCTCAACACCAAGATCAAGATCTTCCCGAACACGTTGTTCGCGCGCAATCTTGGTTTCCACGAGCGTGAGTTCTTCGAGGTTGCGGATGCCGCATCCATCGCTGAGCCGCCGCGCGTGCAGTTCTAATTCTTCGTCTTTCTAACCGCGTGACCAGGATGTTCTAGATGTATCGCGCCATAGCGAAAAACAAGCGCAACACCGTTCTGATCATCATCTTGTTCGTCGTCCTCATTGGGTTTCTCGGCTACGCGCTGAGCTTCCTGATGGGGGGCGACCCGATGACGATCACAATCGGCACGATCATTGGTGCCGGTGCGTTCACGCTGATTCAGTACTTTGCTGCCAGCAGCCAAGCCGTGGCAATGAGCGGTGCGGTGCAGATTCAGAAGGCCGACAACCCTCGCCTCTACCGCATTGTCGAAAACCTTGCGATCACTACCGGCACGCCGATGCCGAAGGTCTACATTGTCAACGATCCAGCACCCAACGCGTTTGCTACCGGGCGCGACCCCGAGCACGCGATTGTGGCTGCGACAACCGGTTTGCTTGACCTGATGACGGATGCTGAGCTTGAGGGCGTCATGGCGCACGAGCTCGGTCACGTGCGCAACTACGACATCCGCGTTTCGATGATCGTGTTTGGCCTTGTGGTTGCGGTCGGTTTCATCTCGGACATTGCACTGCGTTTCACCCTCTTTGGTGGTCGCGGCAATAACCAGAACAGCAACCCGATCATGATCATTGTTGGTCTTGCGGCGCTCGTGATTTCGCCGCTTGTGGCGGCCGCCGTGCAGGCGTCCATTTCCCGTCAACGTGAATACTTGGCCGATGCGACGGGTGCGCTCACGACGCGTCATCCGGATGCTCTGGCGAGCGCATTGCAGAAATTGGGCGACTACAGTCGGCCGATGGTGAAGCAGAATTCGACGATGGCCCACATGTGGATTTCAGATCCGACGAAGCCGGGCATCATGGATCGCATGTTCAGCACGCACCCGCC is a window from the Salinibacterium sp. NK8237 genome containing:
- a CDS encoding FAD-dependent oxidoreductase, with the translated sequence MHESSSTRKGAIIKAIVCGAGIAGLTVAGQLAERGWEVVLLEAAPERRTQGYMIDFFGPGYDAAEKMGILDRLRELRYPISEARFVRPNGRSQAIDYELVAANEGGKLMSLMRQDLEQTLFDVLPESVELRLGSAVVSVEDRTDYVTAVLADGSRISGDIVVAADGIHSAVRHDLFGDSAAFDRQLGMHTCAYTFDSPRLHAKLGDALVSTDELDRMVGLYGLRDGKVALFAAHRVNDTVLPADTREAIRSAYAGMGDDVAEALEKCPEPDKIYYDQVAQIELPVWSRGRVVFAGDACQAVSLLAGQGASLAIAGGLLLAEKVSSTLELSAAFAEYEEEWMPVVADKQAAGRRAANGFLPHTTFQLWKRRAGLALLTAPVIGKFVTSAVTGTKAHK
- a CDS encoding LemA family protein; amino-acid sequence: MEFLIVIGVIVLLAVIVGIYLWSTYNSLVTLNVRVDEAWSDITVQLKRRADLLPNLIETVKGYAAHEKGVFEAVTKARAESLNAQGPVDAAAAENHMQSALKSIFAVAEAYPQLQASQNYLQLQGELVDTEDKIQASRRFYNGGVRELNTKIKIFPNTLFARNLGFHEREFFEVADAASIAEPPRVQF
- a CDS encoding M48 family metalloprotease; translated protein: MYRAIAKNKRNTVLIIILFVVLIGFLGYALSFLMGGDPMTITIGTIIGAGAFTLIQYFAASSQAVAMSGAVQIQKADNPRLYRIVENLAITTGTPMPKVYIVNDPAPNAFATGRDPEHAIVAATTGLLDLMTDAELEGVMAHELGHVRNYDIRVSMIVFGLVVAVGFISDIALRFTLFGGRGNNQNSNPIMIIVGLAALVISPLVAAAVQASISRQREYLADATGALTTRHPDALASALQKLGDYSRPMVKQNSTMAHMWISDPTKPGIMDRMFSTHPPIADRVKRLGEIGSTF